The following are from one region of the Prunus dulcis unplaced genomic scaffold, ALMONDv2, whole genome shotgun sequence genome:
- the LOC117613762 gene encoding DNA-directed RNA polymerase subunit beta''-like: MSPFNDVKYYNGIKESIKRDRDPLITIRNSLGPLGTASQIDNFYSFYHLITHNQISLTKYLQLNNLKQTFQVLKYYLMDENGRIYNSDTNILLNPFNLNWHFLHHDYNHNYCEETYTIISLGQFICENLCIAKKGSHLKSGQVIIVQIDSVVIRSAKPYLATPGATVHGHYGEILSEGDTLVTFIYEKSRSGDITQGLPKVEQVLEVRSIDSISMNLEKRVEGWNECITRILGIPWGFLIGAELTIVQSRISLVNKIQKVYRSQGVQIHNRHIEIIVRQITSKVLVSEDGMSNVFSPGELIGLLRAERTGRALEEAICYRAILLGITKASLNTQSFISEASFQETARVLAKAALRGRIDWLKGLKENVVLGGMIPVGTGFKGLVHRSRQHNNIPLETKKKNLFEGEMRDILFHHRELFDFCI; this comes from the coding sequence ATGAGTCCATTCAACGATGTAAAATATTACAACGGGATAAAAGAATCAATTAAAAGAGATAGAGATCCTCTAATTACAATTAGGAATTCGTTAGGCCCTTTAGGAACAGCCTCTCAAATTGataatttttattcattttaccATTTAATAACTCATAATCAGATTTCGTTAACTAAATATTTGCAACTcaacaatttaaaacagaCTTTTCaagtattaaaatattatttaatggaTGAAAACGGAAGAATTTATAATTCCGATACGAACATACTTTTGAATccattcaatttgaattgGCATTTTCTCCACCATGATTATAATCATAATTATTGTGAGGAAACATACACAATAATTAGCCTCGGGCAGTTTATTTGTGAAAATCTATGTATAGCCAAAAAAGGATCACACCTAAAATCGGGTCAAGTTATAATTGTTCAAATTGACTCTGTAGTAATAAGATCGGCGAAGCCCTATTTAGCCACTCCAGGAGCAACTGTTCATGGACATTATGGAGAAATCCTTTCCGAAGGAGATACATTAGTTAcatttatatatgaaaaatctAGATCTGGTGATATAACGCAGGGTCTTCCAAAAGTGGAACAAGTCTTAGAGGTGCGTTCGATTGATTCAATATCGATGAACCTAGAAAAGAGAGTTGAGGGTTGGAACGAGTGTATAACAAGAATTCTTGGAATTCCTTGGGGATTTTTGATTGGTGCTGAGCTAACTATAGTACAAAGTCGTATCTCTTTGGTTAATAAGATCCAAAAGGTTTATAGATCCCAGGGGGTGCAGATCCATAATAGACATATAGAAATTATTGTACGTCAAATAACATCAAAAGTGTTGGTTTCAGAAGATGGAATGTCTAATGTTTTTTCACCCGGAGAACTAATTGGATTGCTACGAGCTGAACGAACGGGGCGCGCTTTGGAAGAAGCGATTTGTTACCGAGCCATATTATTAGGAATAACGAAAGCATCTCTAAATACTCAAAGTTTCATATCCGAAGCGAGTTTTCAAGAAACTGCTCGAGTTTTAGCAAAAGCCGCCCTCCGGGGTCGTATCGATTGGTTGAAAGGTTTGAAAGAGAACGTTGTCCTAGGGGGTATGATACCCGTTGGTACCGGATTCAAAGGATTAGTGCACCGTTCAAGACAACATAACAACATTCCTTTggaaaccaaaaagaagaatttaTTCGAGGGGGAAATGAGAGATATTTTGTTCCACCACAGAGAGTTATTtgatttttgcatttaa